A stretch of the Arachis stenosperma cultivar V10309 chromosome 6, arast.V10309.gnm1.PFL2, whole genome shotgun sequence genome encodes the following:
- the LOC130935749 gene encoding probable esterase D14L — protein MGVVEEAHNVKVVGSGTRFIVLAHGFGTDQSVWKHIVPQLVDEFRVVLYDNMGAGTTNPEYFDFGRYSTLQGYAYDLLAILEDLRVSSCIFVGHSVSAMIGTVASISRPDLFTKIIMVSASPRYLNDADYFGGFEQEDLDQLFDAMAANYKAWCSGFAPMAVGGDMESVAVQEFSRTLFNMRPDIALSVLQTIFQSDMRPILNLVTIPCHIIQSKRDLAVPVVVAEYLHQHLGGSSIVEVMSSEGHLPQLSSPDIVIPVLLKHIHYDIVV, from the exons atgGGAGTAGTGGAAGAAGCTCATAACGTGAAGGTTGTGGGTTCAGGTACGAGGTTCATAGTTCTAGCTCACGGGTTTGGAACCGACCAATCTGTGTGGAAACACATAGTCCCTCAACTCGTGGACGAGTTCCGCGTGGTGCTGTACGACAACATGGGAGCCGGCACCACTAACCCTGAATACTTTGACTTTGGACGTTACTCCACTTTGCAAGGTTACGCCTATGACTTACTCGCCATTTTGGAGGACCTTCGCGTCTCTTCTTGCATCTTCGTTGGCCACTCCGTCTCTGCCATGATCGGAACTGTGGCTTCCATTTCTCGCCCGGATCTCTTCACCAAGATCATTATGGTCTCCGCTTCTCCTAG GTATTTGAACGACGCGGATTACTTCGGGGGTTTTGAGCAGGAAGATCTGGACCAGTTATTTGACGCCATGGCGGCGAATTACAAAGCATGGTGTTCAGGTTTTGCTCCGATGGCCGTTGGAGGTGACATGGAATCCGTGGCGGTTCAAGAATTCAGCCGAACCCTGTTCAACATGAGGCCAGACATAGCTCTTAGTGTGTTGCAAACTATATTCCAAAGCGATATGAGACCAATTCTAAATCTCGTTACTATTCCATGTCATATAATACAAAGCAAGAGGGATCTCGCCGTTCCGGTGGTCGTAGCGGAATACCTGCACCAACACCTTGGCGGCAGCTCCATCGTCGAGGTCATGTCTTCAGAAGGTCATTTGCCGCAGTTGAGCTCGCCAGATATTGTGATTCCTGTGCTGCTCAAGCACATTCATTATGATATTGTGGTTTAA